In one window of Streptomyces griseus subsp. griseus DNA:
- a CDS encoding alpha-L-fucosidase, translating into MVASWWSQARLGIFVHWTPASVPGWAPPYVPPGELPAAGRRAPLGWTSYAEWYENSLRFPGSPAAAHHRATYGTRPYTGFGRDFEDGLSGWDPAAWARSFREAGAGYAVLVTKHHDGFCLWPSETRNPHRTGWHTTRDVVGEFAEAVRAEGLRFGVYYSGGLDWTFDDRPIGTAADMFSAVPRGRYPAYADAQLRELIRRYRPDILWNDIAWPASATEIRSLTDFYRFTVPHGVVNDRLLPYAPHWRALNLPGAKSLYNWWDRRTVAQGEGFVPRTPPDFDFRTPEYARYTGSDPYEITRGIDHSFGYNRNSGPDAFIDRRALTSLVRDTAADGGNLLLNVGPRGEDATIPAEQQLRLDWLAEESASGSLSPEGTPGRSAPE; encoded by the coding sequence ATGGTCGCTTCATGGTGGTCCCAGGCCCGACTGGGGATCTTCGTCCACTGGACACCCGCCTCCGTCCCCGGCTGGGCCCCGCCCTACGTCCCGCCGGGCGAACTCCCGGCGGCGGGCCGGCGTGCGCCGCTGGGCTGGACCTCGTACGCCGAGTGGTACGAGAACTCCCTCCGCTTCCCCGGCTCCCCGGCCGCCGCCCACCACCGCGCCACCTACGGCACCCGCCCCTACACCGGCTTCGGCCGCGACTTCGAGGACGGGCTGAGCGGCTGGGACCCGGCCGCCTGGGCGCGCTCCTTCCGGGAGGCGGGCGCCGGGTACGCGGTGCTGGTCACCAAGCACCACGACGGCTTCTGCCTCTGGCCCTCCGAGACCCGCAACCCGCACCGCACCGGCTGGCACACCACCCGGGACGTGGTCGGCGAGTTCGCCGAAGCCGTCCGGGCCGAGGGCCTGCGGTTCGGCGTCTACTACTCCGGCGGACTCGACTGGACCTTCGACGACCGGCCCATCGGCACCGCCGCCGACATGTTCTCCGCCGTCCCGCGCGGCCGCTACCCGGCGTACGCCGACGCCCAGCTGAGGGAGCTGATCCGGCGCTACCGCCCCGACATCCTCTGGAACGACATAGCCTGGCCGGCCTCCGCCACCGAGATCCGCTCCCTCACCGACTTCTACCGCTTCACCGTCCCGCACGGCGTCGTCAACGACCGCCTGCTCCCGTACGCCCCGCACTGGCGGGCACTGAACCTGCCGGGCGCCAAGTCCCTCTACAACTGGTGGGACCGGCGCACGGTGGCGCAGGGCGAGGGCTTCGTGCCGCGCACCCCGCCGGACTTCGACTTCCGTACGCCGGAGTACGCCCGGTACACCGGCTCCGACCCGTACGAGATCACCCGGGGTATCGACCACAGCTTCGGCTACAACCGCAACTCCGGCCCGGACGCCTTCATCGACCGCCGCGCGCTGACCTCACTGGTCCGCGACACGGCGGCCGACGGCGGGAACCTGCTGCTCAACGTGGGACCGCGCGGCGAGGACGCGACCATCCCCGCCGAGCAGCAACTCCGCCTGGACTGGCTCGCCGAGGAGTCGGCGAGCGGATCACTCAGCCCTGAGGGAACACCAGGTCGATCCGCTCCTGAGTGA
- a CDS encoding GNAT family N-acetyltransferase, which yields MTDLVIRALTPSDADLFLSLHDTALVGRGAFGHRYATVADGGDYRPDWTWAALRDGTLVARAAWWGAPDDTAPIALDWFDFAPGEEAAGAELLRRAPFRSEYSLLVPPGWREAPDVRAAAEARIDAARAAGMEVLVERYRYTWTPECPLPERPGRLTFRPEPDDGVILDVLRRVHSVTLDAHARRAIEGPGGLEAAAQEELDFFRWCPSPREWWQLAYTPDGEVAGIHVPAHNPSGPCIGFIGVVPEARGHGYGYDLLVECTRSLVERGAESIAGATDRGNAPMAAAFARAGHPVTQERIDLVFPQG from the coding sequence ATGACCGATCTGGTCATTCGCGCGCTCACCCCGAGCGACGCCGATCTCTTCCTTTCCCTGCACGACACCGCTCTCGTCGGCCGTGGCGCCTTCGGCCACCGTTACGCCACCGTGGCGGACGGCGGCGACTACCGCCCCGACTGGACCTGGGCCGCCCTGCGCGACGGCACGTTGGTGGCCAGGGCGGCCTGGTGGGGCGCCCCCGACGACACCGCGCCCATCGCCCTCGACTGGTTCGACTTCGCGCCGGGCGAGGAGGCGGCGGGCGCCGAACTCCTGCGCCGGGCCCCCTTCCGTAGCGAATACTCCCTGCTGGTGCCGCCCGGCTGGCGGGAGGCGCCCGACGTCCGGGCCGCCGCCGAGGCGCGGATCGACGCGGCGCGGGCGGCCGGGATGGAGGTGCTCGTGGAGCGCTACCGCTACACGTGGACGCCCGAGTGCCCGCTGCCCGAGCGGCCGGGCCGGCTCACCTTCCGCCCCGAGCCGGACGACGGCGTGATCCTCGACGTACTGCGCCGGGTCCACTCGGTCACCCTGGACGCCCACGCCCGGCGGGCGATCGAGGGGCCGGGCGGGCTGGAGGCGGCGGCCCAGGAGGAGTTGGACTTCTTCCGCTGGTGCCCCTCGCCCCGGGAGTGGTGGCAGCTCGCGTACACGCCGGACGGCGAGGTGGCGGGCATCCATGTCCCGGCGCACAACCCGTCCGGGCCGTGCATCGGCTTCATCGGGGTCGTCCCCGAGGCGCGCGGTCACGGCTACGGCTACGACCTGCTGGTGGAGTGCACCCGTTCTCTGGTCGAACGGGGCGCGGAGTCCATCGCGGGCGCGACCGACCGGGGGAACGCGCCGATGGCGGCCGCGTTCGCCCGCGCCGGTCATCCCGTCACTCAGGAGCGGATCGACCTGGTGTTCCCTCAGGGCTGA
- a CDS encoding DUF1707 and FHA domain-containing protein: protein MTSSSEFHTYPARLSDAQRDRVLGVLREGAAQGKLSHDTFMRRMELALVARRPEELAALTSDLDTGSRFSQGLVRAVGGISAFPGRLRRAWQTERLPKLLLPAPGPYPLLIGRDPGNGLRLNHETVSRLHAELTVQHGRWILRDLGSTNGTCVNGQRLVGSIPVRDGDQVSFGRMSFRLTTPSLRPPA, encoded by the coding sequence GTGACGTCCTCCTCCGAGTTCCACACGTATCCCGCGCGGCTGTCGGACGCCCAGCGCGACCGTGTCCTCGGCGTGCTCAGAGAGGGTGCCGCACAGGGCAAGCTGTCGCACGACACCTTCATGCGGCGCATGGAGCTCGCCCTCGTCGCCCGCCGTCCCGAGGAGCTGGCGGCCCTCACCTCGGACCTGGACACCGGCAGCCGCTTCTCGCAGGGGCTCGTCCGGGCCGTCGGCGGGATATCCGCCTTCCCCGGACGGCTGCGCCGGGCCTGGCAGACCGAGCGGCTCCCGAAGCTGCTGCTGCCCGCTCCGGGCCCGTATCCGCTGCTCATCGGCCGCGACCCGGGCAACGGACTGCGCCTTAACCACGAGACGGTCTCCCGGCTGCACGCCGAACTCACCGTCCAGCACGGCCGCTGGATCCTGCGCGACCTCGGCTCCACCAACGGCACCTGCGTCAACGGCCAGCGGCTCGTCGGCTCCATCCCGGTGCGCGACGGGGACCAGGTGAGCTTCGGCCGGATGAGCTTCCGCCTGACCACCCCGTCACTGCGCCCGCCCGCCTGA
- a CDS encoding cytochrome P450, with translation MPADRSEALPAARRPHRLAGGQPGLLEPGASTDPYRLRLYRTLRTDFPLGYDPGLGAWLLSRYADVALALTDPRFTGYPHDGAPRGPVPAPLGLCRGSLVCTPLPGTGTAQALGSNPAPAAAVERAAYVLACRIAGRDQADLVAEFCRWLPAGLSFPKLNAPVRTGRGAADCARHTGLRERALASFLANMLDDPDLLAAVAGGAGPGAEAGTGMLLGRAWTETLRRDPPVQIVLRRTRTEVRVSGGTLPGGAPVACLIGAAGRDPARFAAPDRFDPLRADADPLLPGPAGCPAALLGRLEAEHGLRALLEAMPSIRWADGFRPASSGVLTRGPRALLVRPS, from the coding sequence ATGCCGGCCGACCGCTCCGAGGCCCTGCCCGCCGCCCGCCGCCCGCACCGGCTCGCGGGCGGACAACCGGGACTGCTGGAGCCGGGCGCCTCGACCGACCCGTACCGCCTGCGCCTCTACCGGACCCTGCGCACCGACTTCCCGCTCGGTTACGACCCGGGCCTCGGCGCCTGGCTGCTGAGCCGGTACGCGGACGTGGCCCTGGCCCTCACCGACCCGCGCTTCACCGGCTACCCGCACGACGGGGCCCCGCGCGGCCCGGTCCCCGCCCCGCTCGGGCTCTGCCGGGGCAGCCTCGTCTGTACGCCGCTGCCCGGCACCGGAACGGCCCAGGCCCTCGGCAGCAACCCGGCCCCCGCCGCCGCCGTGGAGCGCGCCGCCTATGTCCTGGCCTGCCGGATAGCCGGGCGCGACCAGGCCGATCTGGTCGCCGAGTTCTGCCGGTGGCTGCCCGCCGGGCTCTCCTTCCCGAAGCTGAACGCCCCGGTCCGGACCGGCCGGGGAGCCGCCGACTGCGCCCGGCACACCGGGCTCCGGGAACGAGCCCTCGCCTCGTTCCTCGCGAACATGCTGGACGACCCCGACCTGCTGGCCGCCGTGGCGGGCGGAGCGGGGCCAGGAGCGGAGGCCGGGACCGGGATGCTGCTCGGCCGGGCCTGGACGGAGACGCTGCGCCGCGACCCGCCCGTCCAGATCGTGCTGCGCCGCACCCGCACCGAGGTCCGCGTCAGCGGCGGCACGCTGCCCGGTGGGGCGCCCGTCGCCTGTCTGATCGGCGCGGCGGGCCGGGACCCGGCCCGGTTCGCCGCCCCCGACCGCTTCGACCCGCTGCGCGCCGACGCCGACCCGCTGCTTCCTGGCCCGGCCGGCTGCCCCGCCGCCCTGCTCGGCCGGCTGGAGGCCGAACACGGCCTGCGCGCCCTGCTGGAGGCGATGCCGAGCATCCGCTGGGCCGACGGTTTCCGCCCGGCGTCCAGCGGGGTGCTCACAAGGGGGCCACGGGCCTTGCTGGTCCGGCCGTCCTGA
- the treY gene encoding malto-oligosyltrehalose synthase — MTPTATYRLQIQPDFPFPAAEKAVPYLAALGVSHLHLSPVLEAVPGSTHGYDVVDHSRVREELGGEEGLRSLAATAREHGLGLVLDIVPNHMAAVPRHNRQLWEVLREGRSSPYARWFDIDWAAGGDKVLLPVLAGPLGGEVDGLSVDVGAEVLRYGEQEFPLRAGTADLPLPELLDAQHYRLAWWRLARTELNYRRFFTVSELIGVRVEHPEVFDATHAKVLELLRDGVVDGLRIDHPDGLADPAAYLRQLDEATGGRWTVVEKILTGDESLPAGWAVAGTTGYDALHRIDGLFTDPAGAAELLGHYREFAGPTGDRGGYWKATVRRAAYRVATHELASETAWLTRLAATVCAADPALRDHAPWALRTAIRELLVRVPVYRPYVTAGVPPTRIAEETLPDDAVRDAKAVFSVPEEAAAVDVVRDLALGRLGDGEEQASFCARFAQTASALHAKSVEDTAFYRYVPLISATEVGGDPGRPAVAVDAFHAFATRIARDWPATGTVLTTHDTKRSGDVRARIAVLSECPERWAGLVAELTDATPVAAPDPQLAWQAWQSSYGCAPLPAEELGGRLEPALLKAVREAGLFTSWTEPDEAYERAVTDFVAAGPGSGSGTARRLVTAFAESLAPQVRANVLGAALVQLTMPGVPDLYQGTESEYLALVDPDNRSPFRRPEEAAEKQEITAAALRLRRELPEVFGETGTYVPLEARGAAADHVVAFSRSDEVAVAATRLSLRLAEAGGWRDTVVELPDGGPWRDVLAPSSAPGREFAGAVAAGELFGERPVVLLRRVRGGGGGARSGPDTVVRASGQERAGGRVSGHDRARASGQERKAAENPGMTGRHDGQAHLPPVRTAGPARPVAPL; from the coding sequence ATGACGCCCACCGCCACGTACCGCCTTCAGATCCAGCCCGACTTCCCCTTCCCGGCGGCCGAGAAGGCGGTGCCCTATCTGGCCGCGCTCGGTGTCTCCCATCTGCACCTCTCGCCCGTCCTGGAGGCCGTCCCCGGCTCCACGCACGGCTACGACGTGGTCGACCACAGCCGCGTACGGGAGGAGCTGGGCGGTGAGGAGGGGCTGCGGAGCCTCGCCGCGACCGCCCGGGAGCACGGGCTCGGGCTGGTCCTCGACATCGTGCCGAACCACATGGCGGCGGTGCCCCGGCACAACCGGCAGCTCTGGGAGGTGCTCCGCGAGGGCCGGTCCTCCCCGTACGCCCGCTGGTTCGACATCGACTGGGCGGCGGGCGGCGACAAGGTGCTGCTCCCGGTCCTGGCCGGTCCGCTCGGCGGCGAGGTGGACGGCCTCTCCGTGGACGTCGGCGCGGAGGTGCTGCGCTACGGCGAGCAGGAGTTCCCGCTGCGGGCGGGCACGGCGGACCTTCCGCTTCCGGAACTTCTCGACGCCCAGCACTACCGGCTCGCCTGGTGGCGGCTGGCCCGCACCGAGCTGAACTACCGCCGCTTCTTCACCGTCTCCGAGCTGATCGGGGTCCGCGTCGAACACCCCGAGGTCTTCGACGCCACCCACGCCAAGGTCCTCGAACTGCTCCGCGACGGGGTGGTGGACGGCCTGCGCATCGACCACCCGGACGGCCTCGCCGACCCGGCCGCGTACCTGCGGCAGCTGGACGAGGCCACCGGCGGCCGGTGGACGGTGGTGGAGAAGATCCTCACCGGCGACGAGTCCCTCCCGGCCGGGTGGGCGGTGGCCGGGACGACGGGGTACGACGCGCTGCACCGGATCGACGGGCTGTTCACGGACCCGGCGGGCGCCGCGGAGCTGCTGGGCCACTACCGGGAGTTCGCCGGCCCGACCGGCGACCGGGGCGGCTACTGGAAGGCGACCGTCCGCCGCGCCGCGTACCGGGTGGCCACCCACGAACTGGCCTCCGAGACGGCCTGGCTGACCCGGCTGGCGGCCACCGTCTGCGCCGCCGACCCCGCCCTGCGCGACCACGCCCCCTGGGCGCTGCGGACGGCGATCCGGGAGCTGCTGGTACGGGTGCCGGTCTACCGGCCGTACGTCACGGCGGGCGTTCCGCCGACCCGGATCGCGGAGGAGACCCTTCCGGACGACGCCGTACGGGACGCGAAGGCGGTGTTCTCCGTGCCGGAGGAGGCGGCCGCCGTCGATGTCGTACGGGATCTGGCGCTCGGGCGGCTGGGCGACGGCGAGGAACAGGCCTCCTTCTGCGCCCGGTTCGCGCAGACCGCGTCCGCGCTGCACGCGAAGTCGGTGGAGGACACGGCGTTCTACCGGTATGTGCCGCTGATCTCGGCGACTGAAGTGGGTGGGGATCCGGGCCGGCCGGCGGTGGCGGTGGACGCGTTCCATGCCTTCGCCACCCGTATCGCCCGCGACTGGCCCGCCACGGGGACGGTCCTGACCACGCACGACACCAAGCGGAGTGGAGATGTGCGGGCCCGGATCGCGGTCCTGTCGGAGTGTCCGGAGCGGTGGGCGGGCCTGGTGGCCGAGCTGACGGACGCCACGCCCGTCGCCGCCCCGGACCCGCAGCTCGCCTGGCAGGCCTGGCAGTCCTCGTACGGCTGCGCGCCCCTGCCCGCCGAGGAGCTGGGCGGCCGGCTGGAGCCCGCGCTGCTGAAGGCGGTGCGGGAGGCGGGGCTGTTCACGAGCTGGACGGAGCCGGACGAGGCGTACGAGAGGGCGGTGACGGACTTCGTGGCGGCGGGGCCGGGCAGCGGTTCCGGTACGGCCCGGAGGCTGGTGACCGCTTTCGCCGAGTCGCTGGCCCCGCAGGTACGGGCCAATGTGCTGGGGGCGGCGCTGGTGCAGCTGACGATGCCGGGGGTGCCGGACCTGTACCAGGGCACGGAGAGCGAGTATCTGGCGCTGGTCGACCCGGACAACCGGAGCCCGTTCCGGCGGCCGGAGGAGGCGGCGGAGAAGCAGGAGATCACGGCGGCGGCGCTGCGGCTGCGGCGGGAGCTGCCGGAGGTGTTCGGGGAGACGGGGACGTACGTACCGCTGGAGGCGCGGGGCGCGGCGGCCGACCATGTGGTGGCGTTCTCCCGGTCGGACGAGGTGGCGGTGGCGGCGACCCGGCTGTCGCTGCGGCTCGCGGAGGCCGGGGGGTGGCGGGACACGGTGGTGGAGCTGCCGGACGGGGGGCCGTGGCGCGATGTGCTGGCGCCCTCGTCCGCACCGGGGCGGGAGTTCGCGGGGGCGGTGGCGGCGGGCGAGCTGTTCGGGGAGCGGCCGGTGGTGTTGCTGCGGCGGGTGCGGGGGGGAGGGGGCGGTGCCCGGTCAGGGCCGGACACGGTCGTCCGAGCGTCCGGGCAGGAGAGGGCGGGCGGGCGCGTGTCCGGGCATGACCGCGCACGGGCATCCGGTCAGGAGCGAAAGGCGGCCGAGAACCCGGGCATGACGGGCAGGCACGACGGTCAGGCGCACCTGCCCCCGGTCAGGACGGCCGGACCAGCAAGGCCCGTGGCCCCCTTGTGA
- the glgX gene encoding glycogen debranching protein GlgX encodes MQVWPGHAYPLGATYDGAGTNFAVFSEAAQRIELCLLHDDGSETAVELRETDAFVRHAYLPGIMPGQRYGFRVHGPYEPQNGQRCNSAKLLLDPYARAVAGQIEWGEAVYGYPFGKPDARNDLDSAPHTMSSVVVNPYFDWGDDRRPRTDYHRTVIYEAHVKGLTMLHPGLPPELRGTYAGLAHPEVIAHLTELGVTAIELMPVHQFVQDHRLADMGLANYWGYNTIGFFAPHNTYASWGDRGEQVLEFKQAVKALHQAGIEVILDVVYNHTAEGNHLGPTLSFRGLDNASYYRLTDDQRYYMDTTGTGNSLLMRSPHVLQMIMDSLRYWVTEMHVDGFRFDLAATLARQFHEVDRLSSFFDLVQQDPVVSQVKLIAEPWDVGEGGYQVGNFPPLWTEWNGKYRDTVRDLWRGEPRTLAEFAGRLTGSSDLYQDDGRRPLASINFTTCHDGFTLHDMVSYNDKRNDANGEDNRDGESHNRSWNCGAEGETDDPEVLELRGRQMRNFIATLMLSQGVPMLSHGDEFARTQKGNNNAYCQDNELAWIHWPDPDAPEDEFRRNLLEFTRAMVWLRRDHPVFRRRRFFHGRPVEGTHDELSDIAWFTPEGEEMAQEDWQAAHAKAMTVFLNGQAISEPGPRGERISDDSFLLMFNASAETLEFAVPVDHGEQWQVVVDTARAEGVPPGTGPKVAEGEQVTLIGRSLTVLRRPG; translated from the coding sequence ATGCAGGTCTGGCCGGGACACGCTTATCCCCTCGGCGCCACCTATGACGGCGCCGGAACCAACTTCGCGGTCTTCTCCGAGGCCGCCCAACGGATCGAGTTGTGCCTGTTGCACGACGACGGTTCAGAAACGGCGGTGGAACTCCGCGAGACCGACGCCTTCGTGCGCCACGCGTACCTGCCCGGGATCATGCCGGGGCAGCGGTACGGCTTCAGGGTGCACGGGCCCTACGAACCGCAGAACGGGCAGCGGTGCAACTCCGCGAAGCTGCTCCTGGACCCGTACGCGCGTGCGGTCGCCGGGCAGATCGAATGGGGCGAGGCGGTGTACGGCTACCCGTTCGGGAAGCCCGACGCCCGCAACGACCTCGACTCCGCGCCGCACACCATGAGTTCGGTGGTGGTGAACCCGTACTTCGACTGGGGCGACGACCGCCGTCCCCGTACGGACTACCACCGCACCGTGATCTACGAGGCCCATGTGAAGGGCCTGACGATGCTCCATCCGGGGCTCCCGCCCGAGCTGCGCGGTACGTACGCGGGGCTCGCGCATCCGGAGGTGATCGCCCACCTCACCGAACTGGGCGTCACGGCGATCGAACTGATGCCCGTCCACCAGTTCGTCCAGGACCACCGCCTGGCCGACATGGGACTCGCCAACTACTGGGGCTACAACACCATCGGCTTCTTCGCCCCGCACAACACCTACGCCTCCTGGGGCGACCGGGGCGAGCAGGTGCTGGAGTTCAAGCAGGCGGTGAAGGCCCTGCACCAAGCGGGGATCGAGGTCATCCTCGACGTCGTCTACAACCACACCGCCGAGGGCAACCACCTGGGCCCCACGCTCTCCTTCCGGGGCCTCGACAACGCCTCGTACTACCGCCTGACCGACGATCAGCGGTACTACATGGACACCACGGGCACCGGGAACTCCCTGCTCATGCGGTCCCCGCACGTGCTTCAGATGATCATGGACTCGCTGCGGTACTGGGTCACCGAGATGCACGTCGACGGCTTCCGCTTCGACCTGGCGGCGACCCTCGCCCGCCAGTTCCACGAGGTGGACCGGCTCTCCTCGTTCTTCGACCTGGTCCAGCAGGACCCGGTGGTCAGCCAGGTGAAGCTGATCGCCGAGCCGTGGGACGTCGGCGAGGGCGGCTACCAGGTGGGCAACTTCCCGCCGCTGTGGACCGAGTGGAACGGCAAGTACCGCGACACGGTCCGCGACCTGTGGCGGGGCGAGCCGCGCACGCTCGCCGAGTTCGCCGGTCGGCTGACGGGCTCGTCCGACCTCTACCAGGACGACGGGCGCCGCCCGCTCGCCTCGATCAACTTCACCACCTGCCACGACGGCTTCACGCTGCACGACATGGTGTCGTACAACGACAAGCGGAACGACGCCAACGGCGAGGACAACCGGGACGGCGAGAGCCACAACCGCTCCTGGAACTGCGGTGCGGAAGGCGAGACGGACGATCCGGAGGTCCTGGAGCTGCGGGGCCGGCAGATGCGGAACTTCATCGCCACGCTGATGCTGTCGCAGGGCGTGCCGATGCTGAGCCACGGGGACGAGTTCGCCCGGACCCAGAAGGGCAACAACAACGCCTACTGCCAGGACAACGAGCTGGCCTGGATCCACTGGCCCGACCCGGACGCCCCGGAGGACGAGTTCCGCCGGAACCTGCTGGAGTTCACCCGGGCCATGGTCTGGCTCCGCCGCGACCACCCGGTCTTCCGGCGCCGCCGGTTCTTCCACGGGCGGCCGGTGGAGGGCACGCACGACGAGCTCTCCGACATCGCCTGGTTCACCCCCGAGGGTGAGGAGATGGCCCAGGAGGACTGGCAGGCGGCCCACGCCAAGGCCATGACGGTGTTCCTCAACGGTCAGGCGATCTCGGAGCCCGGGCCGCGCGGGGAACGGATCTCCGACGATTCGTTCCTGCTCATGTTCAACGCGAGCGCCGAGACGCTGGAGTTCGCCGTTCCGGTGGACCACGGGGAGCAGTGGCAGGTCGTCGTGGACACCGCACGTGCGGAAGGGGTGCCTCCGGGGACGGGGCCGAAGGTGGCCGAGGGCGAACAGGTGACGCTGATCGGACGCAGCCTCACGGTCCTGAGGCGCCCCGGCTGA
- a CDS encoding SAV2148 family HEPN domain-containing protein — MSSGGFELPPGDAGHEGEPTDAPPGAVSLAQPMEIGAELDWGAEAWSEVRTRAQRAGRAYIWLNLVEQRLRAVVAAVLRPIYEPVHGEDWVVAAAGPAGQEWVQRAVAVREVSRRKGYLLDPADDNVLSFLTLPQLRELMVQHWPCFEPYFDDRRDVELALDELEVARNVVSRNRALNEAVLAQAERASARLLDILGSGAGVPSADRLPVDAVEELVGDRYADVVSVHPDRVRLQRQLPAEDLFGGARRLDAIGIGLNLLVQNFSGRRLVRLAESGCRVRLLFINPASSAVKRRERELGLKKGELSRSVEMNILHMRRVRSKLRDPGAFEIQVFDETPRFTAYLVDGDGSDAVGVVQPYLRRARGMEAPVLVLRGGGRRTVVRAGQDSEHGLFETYREEFESVWTDSRPVS, encoded by the coding sequence GTGAGCTCGGGAGGGTTCGAGCTACCCCCAGGTGACGCAGGTCACGAGGGGGAACCGACCGATGCGCCGCCCGGGGCGGTGTCCCTTGCGCAGCCCATGGAGATCGGCGCGGAGCTGGACTGGGGCGCCGAGGCCTGGAGCGAGGTACGCACTCGGGCGCAGCGGGCCGGGCGCGCCTATATCTGGCTGAATCTGGTCGAACAGAGACTGCGCGCGGTCGTCGCCGCGGTGCTCCGGCCGATCTACGAGCCGGTGCACGGCGAGGACTGGGTGGTGGCCGCGGCCGGACCGGCCGGCCAGGAGTGGGTGCAGCGCGCCGTCGCCGTACGCGAGGTGTCGCGCCGCAAGGGCTATCTGCTGGACCCCGCCGACGACAACGTCCTCAGCTTCCTCACGCTCCCGCAGCTGCGGGAGCTGATGGTCCAGCACTGGCCGTGCTTCGAGCCGTACTTCGACGACCGGCGGGATGTCGAGCTGGCCCTGGACGAGCTGGAGGTGGCCCGTAACGTCGTCTCCCGGAACCGGGCGCTGAACGAGGCGGTGCTCGCGCAGGCGGAGCGGGCCTCGGCCCGGCTCCTGGACATCCTGGGCAGCGGGGCGGGCGTGCCGTCCGCCGACCGGCTGCCGGTGGACGCGGTGGAGGAGCTGGTCGGCGACCGGTACGCGGACGTGGTCTCCGTCCACCCCGACCGGGTCCGGCTCCAGCGCCAGCTGCCCGCCGAGGACCTGTTCGGCGGGGCGCGGCGGCTGGACGCCATCGGTATAGGTCTTAACCTGCTCGTCCAGAACTTCTCCGGCCGCCGGCTCGTCCGGCTCGCCGAGTCGGGGTGCCGGGTCAGGCTGCTCTTCATCAACCCGGCCAGCAGCGCGGTCAAGCGCCGGGAGCGGGAACTGGGCCTCAAGAAGGGCGAGCTGAGCCGCTCGGTGGAGATGAACATCCTCCATATGCGCCGGGTCCGCTCCAAGCTCCGCGACCCGGGCGCCTTCGAGATCCAGGTCTTCGACGAGACCCCGCGCTTCACCGCCTACCTGGTGGACGGCGACGGGTCGGACGCGGTCGGTGTCGTCCAGCCCTATCTGCGGCGGGCCCGGGGCATGGAGGCGCCGGTGCTGGTGCTGCGCGGCGGCGGGCGGCGCACGGTGGTGCGGGCCGGGCAGGACAGCGAGCACGGCCTCTTCGAGACCTACCGTGAGGAGTTCGAGTCGGTCTGGACGGACTCGCGCCCGGTGTCATAG
- a CDS encoding 3'-5' exonuclease: MSWHQGPLVGFDLETTGTDVETDRIVTAALVRLEPDGMVAEQRSWLLDPGVAIPEQASAIHGIGTDHARKHGARAASAVEEIAHAVAEVLRSGVPLVVMNARYDLSLLDRECARYGVESVDERIGGVPSPVIDPLVIDKHVDRYRKGKRALQALCEHYGVTLSDAHDATADAVAAVRVVRRMGERHRPVSALPPAELHALQVRAAAEQSASLQAYLRRTANPAAVVEQAWPMIPRSR; encoded by the coding sequence ATGAGCTGGCATCAGGGACCGCTGGTCGGCTTCGACCTGGAGACGACGGGGACCGACGTCGAGACCGACCGGATCGTCACCGCCGCGCTGGTCCGGCTGGAGCCGGACGGCATGGTCGCCGAGCAGCGGAGCTGGCTGCTGGACCCGGGGGTGGCGATACCCGAGCAGGCGTCCGCGATCCACGGCATCGGCACCGACCACGCCCGCAAGCACGGCGCCCGGGCGGCCTCGGCCGTCGAGGAGATCGCCCACGCGGTCGCCGAGGTGCTCCGCTCCGGGGTGCCGCTGGTGGTGATGAACGCGCGCTACGACCTCTCGCTCCTGGACCGCGAATGCGCGAGGTACGGGGTGGAGTCGGTCGACGAGCGGATCGGCGGGGTGCCCTCGCCGGTCATCGATCCCCTGGTCATCGACAAGCACGTGGACAGGTACCGCAAGGGCAAGAGGGCCCTCCAAGCCCTGTGCGAGCACTACGGCGTGACCCTCTCCGACGCCCATGACGCGACCGCCGACGCGGTGGCGGCGGTCCGTGTGGTCCGGCGGATGGGCGAGCGCCACCGCCCGGTCAGCGCCCTGCCCCCGGCCGAGCTGCACGCCCTCCAGGTCCGCGCGGCCGCCGAACAGTCCGCCTCGCTCCAGGCCTACCTCCGCCGCACGGCCAACCCGGCAGCGGTGGTGGAGCAGGCGTGGCCGATGATCCCGCGGAGCAGGTGA